The following are encoded together in the Flammeovirga agarivorans genome:
- a CDS encoding VC0807 family protein, which produces MQVDKKQKKKESPILSILLNIVIPSLVMSKLSDPEYLGDVNSVIIAIAFPIVYGIYDFFDRKEISIIAVLGLVNVALTGGIKLLHLPSDLIAIKEAAVPGLIGIIVFISTFTKYPLVEKLLYNDTLLDINKIETQLKFRNTKELFNKRLRNTSFMLAGSFFLSSALNYILAKIIIKSESHTIEFTKELGQMTAWSWVVIALPSTIVMMAALMYLIKGVKEFTGFEMQEVLVGFEEEKKEEGK; this is translated from the coding sequence ATGCAAGTAGATAAAAAACAAAAGAAAAAGGAATCACCCATTTTAAGTATATTACTTAACATTGTCATCCCTTCTTTAGTGATGTCAAAATTAAGCGATCCTGAATACCTTGGCGATGTAAATTCAGTAATTATTGCCATCGCATTCCCGATAGTTTATGGTATTTATGATTTCTTCGACCGTAAAGAAATAAGTATTATCGCGGTTCTTGGACTTGTCAATGTAGCACTAACTGGAGGTATTAAATTATTGCATCTTCCTTCTGACCTTATTGCGATTAAAGAAGCTGCTGTACCTGGACTTATTGGTATTATTGTTTTCATCTCTACATTCACAAAGTACCCTTTAGTCGAGAAACTACTTTATAATGATACACTTCTTGATATCAATAAAATTGAAACACAATTAAAATTCAGAAATACGAAAGAACTTTTCAACAAAAGACTTAGAAACACTTCGTTTATGTTGGCCGGTTCATTCTTCTTATCCTCTGCATTAAATTATATCCTAGCAAAAATTATTATCAAAAGTGAATCACATACTATTGAATTCACTAAAGAACTAGGGCAAATGACTGCTTGGAGTTGGGTTGTCATTGCACTTCCTTCTACAATTGTGATGATGGCAGCATTAATGTATCTCATCAAAGGGGTGAAAGAGTTCACTGGTTTTGAGATGCAAGAAGTATTAGTAGGTTTTGAAGAGGAGAAAAAAGAAGAAGGAAAATAA
- a CDS encoding L-threonylcarbamoyladenylate synthase produces the protein MAIVDTSVAEAKKILDKGGLIGLPTETVYGLAGNALDPVAASSIFEVKARPSFDPLIVHSSSLERLSPFIKDIPEEAKKLADEFWPGSLTMVLPRSEKIHDLITSGLDTVAVRVPNHPLALDLLSQLDYPVAAPSANPFGYISPTTAQHVNDKLGDKIEYVLDGGPCQVGVESTIVGFPEGVPTIYRKGGIPIEEIERVIGQVKVNAQSSSQPQAPGMLHRHYAPNAKLLLGNIDEMIEEYKDENFVTMSFNKSFPTVSEEKQFKLSESGDLSEAARNLFKTLRAIDKLNPSFILGEWMPEEGLGRAMNDRIKRAAALG, from the coding sequence ATGGCAATTGTTGATACATCAGTAGCTGAAGCTAAAAAAATATTAGATAAGGGTGGACTAATCGGTTTACCAACGGAAACAGTTTATGGTCTTGCAGGAAATGCACTAGACCCAGTAGCTGCTTCTAGTATCTTTGAGGTAAAAGCGAGACCAAGCTTTGACCCATTGATTGTACATAGTAGCTCTCTTGAAAGACTATCACCATTTATCAAAGACATACCAGAAGAAGCAAAAAAATTAGCAGACGAATTCTGGCCAGGTTCTTTAACTATGGTTTTACCTCGTTCTGAAAAGATTCACGATTTGATCACTTCAGGATTAGATACGGTAGCAGTAAGAGTACCTAATCATCCTTTGGCATTGGATTTACTTTCTCAATTAGATTACCCTGTTGCAGCACCTAGTGCTAATCCTTTTGGATATATTAGCCCTACTACTGCTCAACATGTAAATGATAAACTAGGGGATAAAATTGAGTATGTTTTAGACGGAGGCCCATGTCAGGTTGGTGTGGAATCCACTATCGTTGGTTTTCCAGAAGGAGTTCCAACTATTTACAGAAAAGGTGGTATTCCTATTGAAGAAATCGAAAGAGTAATCGGTCAAGTGAAAGTGAATGCTCAATCTTCTTCACAACCACAGGCTCCGGGAATGTTACATAGACACTATGCTCCCAATGCAAAATTATTACTTGGGAATATTGATGAAATGATTGAGGAATACAAAGACGAAAACTTTGTTACGATGTCATTTAATAAAAGCTTTCCTACTGTTTCAGAAGAGAAACAATTTAAGTTATCAGAAAGCGGTGATTTATCAGAAGCAGCAAGAAACTTATTTAAAACATTAAGAGCTATAGATAAGCTTAATCCATCCTTTATTCTTGGTGAATGGATGCCTGAAGAAGGACTTGGAAGAGCAATGAATGATAGAATAAAAAGAGCAGCTGCCTTAGGGTAA
- a CDS encoding HAMP domain-containing sensor histidine kinase yields MNNGSLRGRILTAFISFSILFSCISFITYKYIHRSEELDQVKAWLMSMEVSVLDLIKEDATELSAENHPFSSLSSDRLEDLLIKRENKVELITVSIDKLISHEQIHEWKLENDIVFIDSLIKKYNITVQQLIKAKKQLGSETSGLYGELYKSIKTLSGLKEERYVKLFNEMQLNGMKYLLNPKTSYVLRINKSSEQLLDLLQKNNGYKKESAAAEKYLAIFNDIVLLQYKIGKNNQEGLKGKLHNTAAYIESEFDSLSTDVSNRFVTLMWKIKLSYLLISLVAVLFTVLVGYYTASRVSFPITVLEDRTRRVIESGYMQSGTPIDFKSLKRPTKEVAALANSFQEMYDMIQNQFEELEQGNEKLMSSKKKLMESNKVKDQFFSIISHDLKGPINTQIGFLKILMERSNAFTADEIKMLAKDMHASMKNIMGLMDNLLSWSRSASNSIKIDRKKNRLNTLVEKNVNLLSGIAKEKNITLSYQLEEDYYCYIDNNSMDCVIRNLMSNAMKFTKNDGNGQIRISTKRIGDKVELLIEDNGVGMTEGELKKLLNPSVQYSTKGTKSEKGVGLGMILVQDFIKRNNGLLKVESEKGYGTKCFILFDLLLENNQKQKEQLP; encoded by the coding sequence ATGAACAATGGAAGTTTAAGAGGGAGAATTCTTACCGCATTTATCTCTTTTTCAATATTATTTAGTTGTATATCTTTTATTACTTACAAATACATTCATAGAAGCGAAGAACTCGATCAAGTAAAAGCTTGGTTAATGAGTATGGAGGTGAGTGTTTTGGACTTAATAAAAGAAGACGCTACAGAACTGTCTGCTGAAAATCATCCATTTTCATCATTATCTTCTGATCGATTGGAAGACCTATTGATTAAGCGAGAAAATAAAGTGGAACTCATCACTGTAAGTATCGATAAGCTGATCAGCCATGAACAAATTCATGAGTGGAAGCTAGAAAATGATATTGTATTTATCGATAGCTTAATTAAGAAATACAACATTACTGTACAACAATTAATCAAAGCCAAGAAACAGTTGGGTTCTGAAACCTCAGGTTTGTATGGTGAACTTTACAAAAGCATAAAAACCTTATCGGGATTAAAAGAAGAAAGATATGTGAAGCTGTTTAACGAGATGCAGTTGAACGGAATGAAATATCTTTTAAACCCAAAAACATCCTATGTACTAAGAATAAATAAATCATCTGAGCAGTTACTTGATTTACTCCAAAAAAATAATGGATACAAAAAAGAAAGCGCTGCTGCAGAGAAGTATTTAGCTATTTTTAATGACATTGTTTTACTTCAATATAAGATTGGTAAGAATAATCAAGAAGGATTAAAAGGGAAGTTACATAATACGGCAGCGTATATAGAATCGGAGTTTGATTCACTAAGTACAGATGTCTCAAATAGGTTTGTTACCCTAATGTGGAAAATAAAACTTTCTTATTTGTTAATTAGCTTAGTAGCAGTACTATTTACCGTTTTAGTAGGTTATTATACAGCCTCAAGAGTTTCTTTCCCTATTACTGTTTTAGAAGATAGAACCAGAAGAGTCATTGAAAGTGGTTATATGCAATCGGGAACACCTATTGATTTTAAATCGCTAAAGAGACCTACAAAAGAAGTAGCCGCATTAGCCAATTCTTTCCAGGAGATGTACGATATGATTCAAAATCAATTTGAAGAATTAGAGCAGGGCAATGAAAAATTGATGAGTTCTAAGAAGAAATTGATGGAATCGAATAAGGTTAAGGATCAATTTTTTTCTATCATATCTCATGATTTAAAAGGCCCTATTAATACGCAAATAGGTTTCTTGAAGATACTGATGGAAAGATCAAATGCGTTTACAGCTGATGAAATCAAAATGTTAGCAAAAGATATGCATGCCTCTATGAAGAATATTATGGGGTTGATGGATAATCTATTGTCATGGTCAAGATCTGCCTCAAATTCTATCAAAATTGATCGCAAGAAAAATAGATTGAATACACTGGTTGAGAAAAATGTCAATCTTTTATCCGGAATAGCAAAAGAGAAAAATATTACATTAAGCTACCAATTAGAGGAAGACTATTATTGTTATATAGATAATAATAGTATGGATTGTGTTATAAGAAATCTAATGTCTAATGCAATGAAGTTTACAAAGAATGATGGCAACGGACAAATTAGGATTTCCACTAAAAGAATTGGAGATAAAGTAGAATTGTTGATCGAAGACAATGGTGTTGGGATGACAGAAGGAGAGTTGAAGAAACTATTAAACCCTTCTGTACAATATTCCACAAAAGGTACAAAAAGTGAGAAAGGTGTTGGTCTAGGAATGATCCTAGTACAAGACTTTATAAAAAGAAATAATGGACTATTAAAAGTAGAATCAGAAAAAGGATATGGTACAAAATGCTTTATCTTATTTGATCTTTTATTAGAAAATAACCAAAAGCAAAAAGAGCAGTTACCCTAA